In Zonotrichia albicollis isolate bZonAlb1 unplaced genomic scaffold, bZonAlb1.hap1 Scaffold_249, whole genome shotgun sequence, the DNA window atcctttattttcaCTGCAtattttatcctttattttttttcctttccctgttaaagaactgttatttcctgctcccatatttttgcctgagagcccttaatttaaaatttatagcagttgggaggggtggggagggttcacattctccatttcaggggaggctcctgccctccttagcaggcacctggctttccaaaccaggAAACCTGGCTTTCCAGACCAGCTGCAGTTCCACAGGtcccagggacagcccctgtgtccccatccctgcagccaccccaggctCAGAAACCAGCGGGTGCTGGCTCATACCTGAGTGTGGCTCTCCCACGTGAGGGCCATGGGATGGGCAGGACCACCACCTGTAATCCTCAAATACAAAGCTTCTGTACAGTAACAACTGAAAAAGCCCATCATAATTTTACAGTCTAGTTTTCTGCAGATGATAGAATTGTAGAATAATCCTagagcagcccaggcaggaagggATCTTGAAAGATTTTCTAGTTCAATGttttctgggaagggaagcccACAGGGATTTTCTCCACCCTGACCACCTGCATGAGGAGCCCTCCAGTGATGGGGACCTGTCCCTGGAAAGGCTGTTCCAGTGAATGACTGCTCTCCTTGTTAAAATTTATTCTATAATGAGGTgaaacctctcctggcacagcttgtaCCCACCACCCACTGCCTTCCccatgggctcctcctgcagagaGACCCTCCATCCTCCTCAGATCTGCCCTGTACAtcctgggctgctgggctggggtccCTCAGGTCCTCTCCAGGAAAAGGGACTGAACTCCTTCAGTCTTTGCTCACAGGGCAGGTTTGCCAGGGTCACCTGTACTGCCCTACTTTGGATCCTCTTGGATGCTGGCTGAGGGCTATTTACAAACCACGAATGAGACGGGACTGCTGGAACGTGCCTcgagctgtttgattttccagcatcagcctcattCCATGGCTAtggcaatgggaagatgccaccagctcacatcccatGCAGCAGATGAAGAACTCAATGtcacaactcactttataagttttgtgaccaatcacacacagcaaaagcacattgacagtagttccatccaaccactgtaagcacaggtacctttggttaaacaatgtttgcttatttcaaacacaatacctgcttgtgagccttcaaacacaatgcacacagctccattattaagcttcaaacttcctaatatcttgctagataaacttttctgcagcttagggagttattctagacaagtgttaatacaGAGCATCCTGAAGATGATCCTGAAGTAACCACATTGGTTTCTGCTGTTAGCTGGTGTGCAATGCAGTCATGAGGCCGTGGGAGTGAACAGGTGATTGCCATCTGTCTCATGTGGCCCTTGCAGGAGCAGTTGTGTTGCTCAGCCGGGTGCCCCGTTCCGGGAGACACGGCTGAACGCCGCTGCtgaagggactgggagggaggAAGCGCTGCAGGTGACAGAGCTGCCTTTAGAGGACAGGCAGGCTGGAGTGTGAGCTGGGGAAGGCACAATTAGCTTCCTGAAGAGAGAGGTATggtgttgtaatcttcgctgcagtgtttatacaattacaatatgcatacagtcccagctctcaggctgccacagctctcggctgtcttagatacaaccatagaatatatacatatccctatacagtcccagctctctggctgccacagctctcggctgtctttagatgttccaaggctcttttctttaaaggccatattcttacagctttctgctgctacagctccttaattcaaaggccatattatattccaaagtcccagctctcaggctgccacagctctcggctgtccaggggattccataccttctctcaatgtttggttgtgtgttcttcctcacacggggcaccagttgttgtaatcttcgctgcagctcgtttggagcaactcagacccacacaggtcttacaatacaacatatattcaggcccccacagtaTGGTGGCCCTTCCAAAGGAGAACTTGGCATAGCCTTGGAAGGTTCTTTTGTTTGGATTATCTGGGATACGTGTTTCTCATCGTACTTGACATGAGTATCTCATTCCGAAAAGCTTGCTGTGGACTTGATGGGTGCTGTAGGTATAGAACTTTTTAGAGCTAGCACTTAGGGACATAGGACAAACTTCATTATTAGTCAGGTTCTGCCTTATATCTACTCACTATTAGAAGGCACCTGTTATCAGATGGGATAGTTAGGCTTAATATCAGTGATCTGGATACTTCTTACTCAAGAAGCAGGAATACATTTTCATGCCAATGGAAGAGAGTGACTTACGTAACTTCCCTAAGAAAAGATAAAGCTGTAGTGCCAGTTCAGTGCTATGTCAGTTCTTTTCTTGTGGGACCTGAATGCATAAGATCATGTCCAGCTGAGAAAGTGAAGGTGAAGTCTGGAGCTCACTCCAGAGGATAAAAACATTAGTGAAGGAGGGAAGAAGTAGTTGATAAGATTTTAAGCCTGTTCTGTAATTGCAGAAATTGCCTTTAAAaacccatcttctgactggtgCAAGAAGACTTATATATCCACTTAATGAATCAAGTACTCCAGTTGTTGAAGTATGACTTCTGAGATATGTTACCTTACAAACACTAAATAATGTAAGAGGAGCATTTGAGCATAAATATCCTTAAAGCTACTTGTATCACTTCAGCAAAAGATGGAGCTTCCAAAATTCCTGACTGCTGTACTGCAGGCAGTGGCATTAGGGGCACCAAACAAAGATGACCTGTGATTATTTGCTGCTTAAGTTCCTCTTTTGTTTTAGAGTGCAGAAATAGTGGCTTTTGTAGGAATAACTTTTACTTTGTGTCATTCAGGAGGTGACTTTCACTCAGCATATTGTCTAgtacaggaaaataaatgtagCTTTGACAGGGGACAGCTTTTATTGCATTGATCTAAAACTAAGAACGTATATAATAGCGGGGGGTTAAGCTTGTAATATCAGTAAAGTGCTGCTCTTTCATGTTGGAAAGAACTACTTTAAACCTGCACACACTGTTGTAAGTGTGACTGGATGACTCCAGCTGTGTCACTTAAATAAAAATGCCTGGAATTACAATATCAACCTGAAAGGAAGACAGGctgacttttatttttgtttctatcTGTGAAACAATTCAGGAATAGGAGGAAAgtgaaaatccattttccttcttgGCAAATACAGCACTTGGGGAAGCCTGCTTTTTTGGGGTCTACTGAACCTGTTTTGAGCTTGCAAGTGCCAGTTTCCAAtttgtttccattttcacaTACCTTTgcttttgtaatattttttcctagCTTAGCTATCACTACTTGTCTTAATAGAACATTCTATTTTTGCTAGTATCCTGCTTCCTGTCACCTGAAATAttgcaatatatttaaaattagatTGCTCTAAAATACGGAAAAATCAGTGTACTACAGTTTACTGTGTAGTTTTGTGACAAAACCAGCAAGCTAGCAATAATCATGTGCTTCtactttctcttttatttttttaaattccaagttattttatgtattttgagCCTCTTGTCTTTGAAGGCCTCCCACAGTGCAGTTAGCTCTGTGGTTACAGCTCTTAACTTGTTACGGAGCTTGCACAAAATGTTTAGCAAAGAGTATTTGTGCTGCTTAATTCTATTACTGTGAGCTCTGCTTTAGTTTAGCTATCATTATTCTCAAATGAATTGAGGCATCTTTTCATCCTCCCCCTTTCCACTTTGCCTAAAAGCTACTGCAAACAGCATTTTGGTCTTGAACAGGCTTCTGGTGTTTGTTCTCTCATGTGTTAATATTAGCAGGTTTGTGAAGTGCTTTTTTTGTCTGCCCTGTAAATAAGGGAAATGTGTGTCACTTGCCAGAATGTTCCTTGGTCCATTGTGTTCTCTCAGAGGTTATAGCTGAGGTGACTCTGATCTTACCACTTGACAAGATACTAGCAATGTGCTGGGAATCATATATGCAAAATCTATGTATTAATCTAAATTTTATTTGAGTCAAGTTTGTAATACCAATTTTGATTCTGTTAAGAAATTAGAActtatttctctctctgtatTAATTTCAAGTTGCCCTTCAGACTGTTTTTAGTATCAAATCTTTTATCTCTTGTTGTGCAAAAAGTAAAGGCTTACCTTTTCACCCTCAAAGGTTCAAGAGAAAGAGCTGGAGATTGAGAAATGGAATCAGAAGTATAATAAGCTTCATACGGAGTACAAAGAAATGGGGTATGAATCTGTCCTGACTTTTATATCTACTTAGTTATTCCAGATGCTTTTTCTAATGTATGttcaacttttctttttcatggttTTTAGAAAAAGAGTTGCTGAATTTGAACTGACAATTACACAAATTATGGGTAAGTTCCATATTTACGCTTGGCATGCCTTGGGGGGCTGGGACATAAGGTTTAAGACAAGATAGACTCACAATTTTATGCATATCCATAGACATGATATCACTTGATAGGTAATGATGACTTTTTGAATCAGGCATGAACACAACTTTTTCTTATTCTTCACTGGAGCTGTTGGTTTTTTCAAACTGGCAGATCCAGTTGTCAGCACTCTGTGTTTAATTGTTCATTCTCTGGCATCATTTAAGTGGCAAGGTATCACTAGAAGTTGTTGCTGGAGGATTTGGCCTTTTGCTTTAGTCAAGTTTGTGGCTTCAAAACTAGGAAAGACATCCACTGAAGCTCTTGTATAGTTCACTTTCTTAGCTCAAAGCTGAATTAGGCACATCTGAGCCAGCTTTTCTGTGCTCCTCTAAGGCCATGGGAAACAGCTTGGGTGTATAACCCAAACCTCTTCTGAAAGTCTGCTGTGCTAGTCTGACTTGTTATCCCAGTCTCCTCCAGATCTTCCAGCTGTTGTGTatgtttaatgaaaaatatttttggatcCTTGCTTCTATCACAACATTCAAGGCTCCTGTAACAGTAGACTCTagaggagcaggagaaaaaaatgcttttggcAAGCACATGGTCATGGTCTTGAATGGCTTTAAGTTTGGTGTGAGGCAATAtgtaacaaaaatacaaagacTTCTTGAGAGCACAGACATGGTGTCCTTACAGGTGAGAGGCCAGGGTATGAAACCTTCCTAAGGGGAAGAATTGAAGGTGTGGGGTTACTGGCTGTACTATGGAACTGGTTTTATGCTAAAGCAATAACTATCATGGGTTAACTCCACTCTCTAGAGAATgctcagaaggagaaggaagccTCAAGGAAAGAAATACAGAAGCTGATGGAAGAGAAGCAGCAAGCTATTTCAGATCTGAACTCTATGGAGAAGTCCTTCTCTGAAATCTTCAAACGACTTGAGAAACAGAAAGAGGTGTTAGAGGGTTACCATAAAGTAAGATGATTTAATGCAAATAATACCCTTCACTAAATCTCATTTGTTTTGGGAGAGGAAATGGTGTCATTTCTAGAGCAGCCATTAATTAGGTAGTGTAAGGACTACCTGTAAAACCAGGTGCTAAGTTGTTTATTTAAAGATTATTAAAAAACTAATTTGTTGTATTTAGTGACTGACTTAAAGTAAGATAATATCTTAGAAGGCAAAGTTTCTTCAAACAGAAGTGAGCTGTTTTCTTGCTGCAGCACATCTCTTTTGCTAATCATAGAGACTCTCatgtggcagctgctgcatAAGAGCAGCTTGTTTTCCCTACACCATGTTGAATGGATGCTGGAGAGGATGTGCAATTATAAGTCAGAATAATAGGTTATTAGGTGCTCCCTACTAAGATGCTTGTGACTTTTTTCTAAAGCTAAAGTCAAGCCTTTGTTCTGCAGCTTCTTCAGAGGCTGGAGGAAAGAAGGTAGCGAGGATAAGCTATGGTTTCTTACTCCATGAAATGCATGAAAATTGATTCAGTTGGTGCTTTAAAAAGtgccttcagatttttttcattcaatTATCTTTAATGTCCCTGTTTACTAAAAAACTCAGAAACTAATCCCTTAGAAGTTTCATGCTAGTCTAGGTTTTAGAAACAGGTATAGTGTCTGTTAAAACTTCAGTTTCTTCTTTGCTAGCATGGCAGGCTTCCTTCATCTTGTGTCCCTTCCCTCTCCACCCTAAGTTCAGAAGCCCTTTCTTTGGCACAGAGATAAACATTGCTTGGAAACCCAATTACTAAATTCAAGACCTGCAATTAGTAGAGTCTTAGCAATTGTTTCAAACAGTTCCAGCTTCCTACAATGGCTAATAAAATATGTTCATAGTGTGAGCTATGGAGTTACCAGGGTAACATTCTTGCTGTTAGTGTTGGATTTCTTTACGTCATGGTCCAAAGCCTGAATCTTTCTGTGGGTTCTTTGGTGAAGTTGGATTTGTAGCTATTCTTGTGGCAATTGTAACTTAATACAaagctgattttaaaaaaattggagcaaaccaaacaaaaccaatcaGTGACTGTTGTTTTAGTTGGCCTTCTTTACTAGAGTTTGCTACTGAATAATTTGTTGGGGGCAAATATGATGAATAAATGTTTGCAAGGTTAAGATAGTTGAAAGGAAGCAGTTTAGTCCATATAGGCATGTGGGATTTAATAGTTGTTTCTGGAACTGCAGTGAGCAAATACTGCCCCTCAGGTGTAGTCAAATAACCCCATTGTCAAGTGGGGAAACTCCTCCCTCTACTAGCTTAAACAACTAACTGAACttctttgggttttgggttAGAATGAAGAAGTTCTGAAGAAATGTGCAGAAGATTTCTTGTCTAGAATTaaaaagcaggagcagagatacCAGGCGCTGAAGGCCCACGCTgaagaaaagctgcagcagTAAGTACTATGTAAAAAAGCCAGGTACCAGGAATGGCACACACAGTTTTCACAGTAGCTGCAGAATGTGGTTCAATAGTGCCAAAACCTGGCTTAAATATACTTCATCTAGTAATTAATCTCAAGTACAAGCATCTAGTGTGATTCTGAGAGTTCTGCTGTGCTGTCTGAGGGGAATGTAAACACCATGTTGTGCCTGTTTCAGGGCCAATGAGGAAATTGCCCAGGTCCACAGCAAAGCCAAGTCCGAGACTGCAGCACTGCAAGCCACTCTGCGCAAGGAGCAGATGAGGATCCAGTCTCTGGAGAGGATCCTGGAACAAAAGGTCAGTCACAGCACCATGGGTGAGTCTGCCCAAGCTATTGCCTTGGCCTAAGAACTCCCTGGTGTCAGGGCTAGGAGGAGccttgctggctgtgctggttgGGATGGCTGCTCTCCTGGTAGGCTTTGGGAAATTACCATTGAGACCTGATATAAGTGTCATGTCAGGACTTGTCTGTATGTTTAGATTCTTTTGGAGCACAAGGTTCATTTCCAAACCAGTCTGGGCTCCTGTGTCAGGAAGTTACTGAAGAGGTGGTGATTACAGTTATATATGGTGCAGAGCAGAATCTGGGAGTAAATTTGAATAACTGTCTGCCTCAGCTTGTTCATGAGCATGACTTGTAAGCTGTTAGCACATATTTAACTGCATGTGACTCAAGTTTTCAGTGTTGTTCAGGCCATTAGTCCTTGCACTTTATATTGTTTCATATTGATTAGGTGAAGTCTCAGAATGTTTTGTGAAGGCATATCCTTTGTTGGAACCCTTCAAAGGAACAACCTTTCTGAAGATTAAAAGTCACTGCTGGAAGTGCATGCTCTTAGTTTTACTGTATTTTTGTTGCTGCCAGTATTGAAGACTCAAAAATTGATAATGCTGACAGATTCCTGTTATGGAAAAAACCCATACTTGTGAGTCTTCAGGTTTATGGCTGAAGTTTGCATAGCAGAGGAAACAGTAGGCCTGTAACTGGAGAGATGAGACAAAGCATTTAACACAGAACTAGGTTTGGTCTTGTCATAAATACAGTAACACTATAAGAGTTCTTATTGAAATGGTTTAACTGTTCCATAAGAAATGGAAATTTCTACAAACTGGAAATTTTCACATGTCAGTAAAAGTATCAAGGCATCATTTTACAGAGTCCTTCTTATGAAGATTAGAATCTAAATTGTCCATGTCCTCAGTTTTGGTGTACCTAACAAAGGCTGAGCCCCAAAAGCCTTGTTTCCCTGGATCAGTTGGTCTCCATGTGTTATGGGAATGTCTCTGGAAGAAGCAGAAACAGTATACTGGATTTCATTTCTCATTTCCTGAGACTCCTAAGGATGCCATGGGATCTTTGGCATTGTAGACTCTCCTTTACATTAAATTTGCATGAGCCACTATCATGTAAATGAACTTCCTATTGCATGTACTGGCAAATGGGACTCACTACAAGGTTCTAGCATAGTTTGGACATACCTGAAACtcactcttttctttcttccacaGACTGAAGAAAATGATGAATTAACAAAAATCTGTGATGACTTGATCctgaagatggaaaaaaattgaTAACTGTCTTgtaaatatgtttattttctctgacTTGCTGTCTTGTGTGTTTATTcactttttttaatgtatgtggggaaaaaataaagttcTTGATTCACACTTCGATATTGTTGGCTGTATCTTTTGTAGGAAATATCTATTATGTTTAATTGCTGCTTCAAATTAACAGTATCTTTCATAGCATTTTCACGCATTGCTCAATGAAAAACTCTTGATCAGTGTACCTTCAGTCTGTGCCCTGTGTGATAACTTCAGAGTTCTATACTCCTGACCTGGCTTTGCTGGGGAGAGTTGCCGTGGGCACTATCTCCATTTGCTCTTGCTGCTCTCTCACTTAAGTCATTCCAGAGTTACCAgattgaagtaaaactgaacctGCACAAATGCTCTCAAGTGTTTAGTTATGTAAAAAGATTTGGAATTTAACTTTGGCTTTGgtttgtgggtttgggtttttataattaggaggagctggagtgattttgtttttgcagATCAGTTAAGCAGAGGGTTTAATGGCAGGACCGATTGCTGCTCTCCTTCTCTGGGGTTTTCCATGTCATTAGTCTGTCTGACACTATTGGCTATAAAATGGTCAGTCAATCTCCCTGGTCCTGCCCACAGTGGAGAACCTTGAGAGCTGTGGGCTGCAGGTCACAGGCCATGATGAAGTCAGCCCTAGGCAATAGCAGACAGCTTGGATAAGATCagtcctgctgtctgtctgttATTACCTGAAATTACTTGGGAGGTTGTTCCCTCACTTCCCTGACTTGTAGGTGCATCTCCCTCAGAAGGGCTGTTGCTGCTGAGTGTGCTGAGCTGCACTTGGAGCCCTTCCCTTAAATCCGACCTTGTGGTATGCCTGGGCAGGTGGGAAATGAGCAGCAACGCCTTCAAGTCCAGACTCCACTCCTCTgtgaggcagctcctgctcagtgTAGGTAGCAGAAACTCCCTATAGATCAAAGTTAGTTAATAAACATGCTTCAGGTTTGTGATTTGTGGGGTGTTGTTTTTGATTCCTGCACTAATGTGAGAGGGGGACAGTAGTGGCAATGATATTAAATGCCTGGCTCTTGTGGAAGTTGTGCTGTACTTTTTAACTTACAGCTTAGGAAAGTGGCAGgtggaagaggagaagaaatagCCATAGTGTTAGAAAGATTTGGTTAAAACCAAACAAGAGAGTTCCTGGAACATCAAAAAGTCAAAGGAATGTTTGAATAATGTGTAAGTTAATGAATATGCATGTAACCTCAGCAATGTAACAGTATATAGTGAACATGATTTTAAGCTACCTCTGTGCTCTTTGGCTGTGTGCTAAAAGCATCCCAGTGCTGGATTATTTTGTCCTTTTAccctttattaaacttttaaaaattttaaagagtGAACTCTGTTAATCACATCAGTGAAGCTTAAGCTGATCTGCATCCAGGTGTTTTGGGACCTGCTGGGTGAGACCATTGAGGTAAGTGTGGGGCTACAGCAGTGGAGGCCAAGTAGTTCAACACCACAATAGCATAATCAGCATCattaattaattttgtgttCTTCATGCAAGCCTCAGCCTTAAGAACAGCCTCTACTAGGATTAATAATACGCATAGTAAGTGTTACTAGTATTAATATTTAGGTAAGAATTGTTAGTGTTAACACTGGTAGTAAGTATGTTAGCTGGTGTTCACTGTGAAGCTCTGCTCTCCCACAGTATGACAAGATCCTGAAGCTGTCCTCGGGTGCACAGTTAGGTGAGCACTGCTGTCCTTACCACGATCCCCCGATGGAGCCATGCTCCAGAGACGGGCAGCAATGAATCTGCAGATGCCTTCCCAAGGTGACAGAGCTcgccctctctccctcccatcTGCAGTCAGGGGATGTGAAGGCAACCATTG includes these proteins:
- the LOC141727733 gene encoding transforming acidic coiled-coil-containing protein 3-like yields the protein MGKRVAEFELTITQIMENAQKEKEASRKEIQKLMEEKQQAISDLNSMEKSFSEIFKRLEKQKEVLEGYHKNEEVLKKCAEDFLSRIKKQEQRYQALKAHAEEKLQQANEEIAQVHSKAKSETAALQATLRKEQMRIQSLERILEQKTEENDELTKICDDLILKMEKN